Sequence from the Candidatus Methylomirabilota bacterium genome:
AACATGATGCTCAGCGTGAAGTGCTCCGCCGGGATCGCGTGCGGGTCCGTCTTGCCCGACGCCCCGGAGCCGATGAACCGGTGCTGGGCGCGCCGGTAGCCCTCCACGCGCGCGTCGGCGAACGCGTCCCAGTCGGCCTTCCGGTCCACGAACCGCGCCACGCGGGCGCGCAGCAGCTCGTCCAGCGTCATGGTCATGGGGAGCTCCTTCTCGCCTCGCCGGCGAGGAGCGTGCCGAGGTCGCGCGCGTCCTTGAGCCGCTCGAGCTCGCGGATCGCGTCCACGACGTGCCGCGCGCGCGCCTCGCCCAGCGCGGGCGCGGCGAGCGCCACGAACTTCGCGACGATCTCGGCCTCGGGGACGGGGTTCAGGGCGTCGCCGCGCGGCACGCTCGTCGTGGCCTCGAGGGTCCGGCCGTCGCGGAGCACGAGCCGCACGCGCGCGGTCGGCCGGTCCGCCCGCCGCGGCGACATCGCCGGGTCGGCGGTCACCGCGACCCGTCGCGCCAGCGCGCCGATCCGCGGGTCGGCGAGCGCGGCGGGCCCGAACGCGGCCACGTCCGTCCGCCCGAGCACGAGCGCGGCGGCGACCGCCCACGGGACCGAGAACTTCGCCGCGAGCATCGTGTCCGGCGCGGCGTCCGCCATGCGGAGCGCGAACGGGATCGTGACGACCTCGACCTCCCGCACGTCGTCGGCGACGACGCGATGGTCGCGCGTGAGGCGCGCGAGCGCGTCGAGGGCGAAGTGGTTGTACCGGCAGCACGCGTGGAGCTTGAAGTAGTTCTGCTCGATCCGGTGACGCCCGCCCAGCGCGTCGAGCGTCTGCGCGCCGTCGAAGCGGTCCGCCAGGATCGTGCCGTAGACGTCGGACGGCGCGTCGGCGAGCCCGGTGAAGCCCGCGCGCTGCAGGTCCACCGCGAGGATGCCCTGGAACGCCGACCGGCCCGGATAGAGGTTCCGGATCGTCGCGCCGCGCAGCGCGGGCGTCCACGAGTTCGCCGGGCTCATGGAGGCCGCGAGGTTGACGACCTCGCGGATCGTCGCCGCGGGCGCGCCGTCGAGCTTCGCCACCGCCACGGCCGTGCCGAGCGTGCCCCACGTGCCATGCGAGTGCACGTTCGCGCGCGGCGTCGTGGCGCCGCCGATGCGCGAGCCGATCTCGTAGCCCGCGACGATGGCCTCGAGGAGCCGCGCGCCGTCGAGCCGGCGCTCCTCGGCGACCGCCAGCGCGCCCGGCACCACGTGGATCGCGGGGTGCCCGCCGCCCAGGCGGTTGCCCTCGTCCACCTCGAGGGCGACGCCCGCCGTCGCGTTGGCGAGGGCGGCCCAGTACGCGTCGGCTCGCTCGCGATGACCGAGGAGCGTCGCCTCGCCGCGCGGCGACCGCGCGGCCGCGAGACGCGCGAGGCGGGCGTTCTCCGGGAGCGCGCTGCCGGCGAGGATCGCGCCGACGGTGTCGAGCAGCACCAGCTTCGCGGCGGCGACGGTCGATTCCGGCAGCGTGTCGAGGCGCGTCGCCTCGACCCAGCGCGCGAGGCGATCGAGGTAGTCGGTCACCGTGCGGCGCCGGCGACCGGTGCCTGCGGCCGCCCACGGGCGAGAAAGCGTCCGTAGCCGGGCTTCTGCTCGATGGCGCCGTCGCTCCCGAGCACGGTCTGGCCGCGCAGGAGTGTCATCCACGCCCGGCCGCGTACGGCCCAGCCCTCGTAGGGCGTGAAGCCGGCGATCCCGAGGTGCTGCGTGCGCTGGATCGTCCACGCGGGCTCGGGGTCCCAGATGGTGAGGTCCGCGTCCGCCCCCACGCGGATCACGCCCTTCCGCGGGTAGAGCCCGAAGATGCGCGCCGGGTTCTCGGCGAGCACGCGCGCCATCCAGGTGATCGGCAGCTCGCGCTTGGCGACGCCCTCGCTGTAGACGAGCGTCGCGAGCGTCTCGAGCGAGGGCGCGCCGAAGGGGATGGGCCTGCCCTGGGGATCCACGAAGATGTTCTTCCGGCCGGGCTCCTTCGCCTCCGGCGCGCGCGGCGCGTGGTCGCTCGCGACCGTCGAGACGAAGCCCTGCTCGACGCCCTGCCAGAGGGCCCCGCGGTCGGGCCCGTCGGCGGGCC
This genomic interval carries:
- a CDS encoding cupin domain-containing protein; protein product: MTMTLDELLRARVARFVDRKADWDAFADARVEGYRRAQHRFIGSGASGKTDPHAIPAEHFTLSIMFVPPGQGNAAHSHEVEEAFFILEGKVLVFLEDAAGRRV
- a CDS encoding MmgE/PrpD family protein — its product is MTDYLDRLARWVEATRLDTLPESTVAAAKLVLLDTVGAILAGSALPENARLARLAAARSPRGEATLLGHRERADAYWAALANATAGVALEVDEGNRLGGGHPAIHVVPGALAVAEERRLDGARLLEAIVAGYEIGSRIGGATTPRANVHSHGTWGTLGTAVAVAKLDGAPAATIREVVNLAASMSPANSWTPALRGATIRNLYPGRSAFQGILAVDLQRAGFTGLADAPSDVYGTILADRFDGAQTLDALGGRHRIEQNYFKLHACCRYNHFALDALARLTRDHRVVADDVREVEVVTIPFALRMADAAPDTMLAAKFSVPWAVAAALVLGRTDVAAFGPAALADPRIGALARRVAVTADPAMSPRRADRPTARVRLVLRDGRTLEATTSVPRGDALNPVPEAEIVAKFVALAAPALGEARARHVVDAIRELERLKDARDLGTLLAGEARRSSP